Proteins encoded in a region of the Candidatus Gracilibacteria bacterium genome:
- a CDS encoding DUF4145 domain-containing protein, whose amino-acid sequence KVEGIKTKIKKMENLKIITPDGAALLLIVKDFGNLAAHEIKKHHPDDLSLCIDIIEDVFRSLYILPKQAKTSRQILEGKWKRV is encoded by the coding sequence TTAAGGTCGAAGGGATAAAGACAAAAATAAAAAAAATGGAAAATTTAAAAATTATTACACCTGACGGAGCGGCTCTTTTGCTTATAGTAAAAGATTTTGGAAACCTAGCTGCGCATGAGATTAAAAAACATCATCCTGATGATTTATCTTTGTGTATAGATATTATTGAAGATGTTTTTAGAAGTCTATACATTTTACCTAAACAAGCCAAAACTTCAAGACAAATTTTGGAAGGCAAATGGAAAAGAGTCTAG